A single window of Neisseria sp. KEM232 DNA harbors:
- a CDS encoding ABC transporter ATP-binding protein, with the protein MIKKIFSWFENRIETYPDVAPMTPKKGLFPFIWSATDGVRKWIAVLALMTAGIGIMEALLFQFMGKVVDWLGRYTPDTLFAEKGWALFGMAAMMVFGVFWTFFTSNVRLQTLQGVFPMRLRWNFHRLMLGQSLGFYQDEFAGRVSAKVMQTALALRDVVMTVADMVVYVLVYFITSGIILVSLDGWLLLPFVGWIVGFVLVMKLLIPKLGKTAAAQADARSLMTGRITDAYSNITTVKLFSHGAREAAYARQSMEEFMVTVHAQMRLATLLHTSSFIVNSSLTLSTAALGIWLWHQGQVGAGAVATATAMALRVNGLSQYIMWESARLFENMGTVSDGMATLSKPQTILDKPAALPLKVSAGEIKFDHVDFSYEAGKPLLNGFNLTIKPGEKVGLIGRSGAGKSTIVNLLLRFYEPQSGTISIDGQNVDSVTQESLRAQIGLVTQDTSLLHRSVRDNIVYGRPDAGDEEMVAAAELAEAADFIPNLSDAKGRRGYDAHVGERGVKLSGGQRQRIAIARVMLKDAPILLLDEATSALDSEVEAAIQESLDKMMDGKTVIAIAHRLSTIAAMDRLIVLDKGRIVEEGSHEELLAQNGLYAKLWSRQSGGFLNSEQHG; encoded by the coding sequence ATGATTAAAAAAATTTTTTCCTGGTTTGAAAACCGTATCGAAACCTATCCCGACGTGGCGCCGATGACGCCGAAAAAGGGGCTGTTTCCCTTTATCTGGTCGGCCACCGACGGCGTGCGCAAATGGATTGCCGTACTCGCGCTGATGACGGCGGGCATCGGCATTATGGAAGCCTTGCTGTTTCAGTTTATGGGCAAAGTGGTCGACTGGCTGGGCAGATACACGCCCGATACGCTGTTTGCCGAAAAAGGCTGGGCTTTGTTCGGTATGGCGGCGATGATGGTGTTCGGCGTGTTTTGGACGTTTTTCACTTCCAACGTGCGCCTGCAAACCTTGCAGGGCGTGTTCCCCATGCGCCTGCGCTGGAATTTCCACCGCCTGATGCTGGGGCAGAGCCTCGGCTTTTATCAAGACGAATTTGCCGGACGCGTGTCGGCCAAAGTGATGCAGACCGCGCTGGCGCTGCGCGACGTGGTGATGACCGTGGCCGATATGGTGGTGTATGTGCTGGTGTATTTCATCACGTCGGGCATTATTCTGGTGTCGCTCGACGGCTGGCTGCTTTTGCCCTTTGTCGGCTGGATTGTCGGCTTTGTGCTGGTGATGAAGCTGCTGATTCCCAAGCTGGGCAAAACCGCCGCCGCGCAGGCCGATGCCCGCAGCCTGATGACCGGCCGCATCACCGACGCCTATTCCAATATCACGACGGTAAAACTTTTCTCCCACGGCGCGCGCGAGGCGGCTTATGCCAGGCAGTCGATGGAAGAATTTATGGTAACGGTACACGCGCAGATGCGTTTGGCTACGCTGCTGCACACGTCCAGCTTTATCGTCAATTCCTCGCTGACGCTCTCCACCGCCGCGCTGGGCATCTGGCTGTGGCATCAGGGTCAGGTCGGCGCGGGCGCGGTGGCCACCGCCACGGCCATGGCCTTGCGCGTCAACGGCCTGTCGCAATACATCATGTGGGAATCGGCGCGCCTGTTTGAAAACATGGGCACTGTTTCAGACGGCATGGCCACACTCTCCAAACCGCAGACGATTTTGGACAAACCGGCCGCGCTGCCGCTGAAAGTGAGCGCGGGCGAAATCAAGTTCGACCACGTCGATTTCTCCTACGAAGCGGGCAAACCGCTGCTCAACGGCTTCAACCTCACCATCAAGCCGGGCGAAAAAGTCGGCCTTATCGGCCGCAGCGGCGCGGGGAAATCCACGATCGTGAACCTGCTCTTGCGCTTTTACGAGCCGCAAAGCGGCACGATTTCCATCGACGGGCAAAACGTCGACAGCGTTACCCAAGAGAGCCTGCGCGCGCAAATCGGCCTGGTGACGCAAGACACCAGCCTCTTGCACCGCTCTGTGCGCGACAACATCGTTTACGGCCGCCCCGATGCCGGCGACGAAGAAATGGTGGCCGCCGCCGAGTTGGCTGAAGCCGCCGACTTTATCCCCAACCTGTCGGATGCCAAAGGGCGGCGCGGCTACGATGCCCATGTGGGCGAGCGCGGCGTGAAACTCTCCGGCGGCCAGCGCCAGCGCATCGCCATCGCCCGCGTGATGCTCAAAGACGCGCCGATTCTGCTTCTTGACGAAGCCACCAGCGCGCTCGATTCGGAAGTGGAAGCCGCGATTCAGGAGAGCCTCGACAAAATGATGGACGGCAAAACCGTAATCGCCATCGCCCACCGCCTCTCCACCATCGCCGCAATGGACAGGCTCATCGTGCTCGACAAAGGCCGCATCGTCGAAGAAGGCAGCCACGAAGAGCTGCTGGCGCAAAACGGGCTGTACGCCAAACTCTGGTCGCGCCAAAGCGGCGGTTTCCTCAACAGCGAACAGCACGGATAA
- the dprA gene encoding DNA-processing protein DprA: protein MEQTAERQSWLKLALMPHIGAETFLQLVGHFGSAAAAWQAGADAVRPLLARKQAREAWANRRGEAERAAEAALRWEEGEGCRLLMLCDGDFPSMLGEGMTPPPLLFARGNTALLHRPSVAVVGSRHATPQAERIARDFGRALSQQGIAAVSGMAAGIDTAAHLGALEGAGGTVAVWGTGIDRIYPPSNKNLAYQIAERGLIVSEFPLGTRPLAGNFPRRNRIIAALAQAVLVVEAAVESGSLITARLAAEMGREVMAVPGSIDNPHSKGCHRLIKEGAKLTESLEDILSECPQLLPNGAASSYSINRETRQDTPRQVQTASAQVRQRPSETQEKAQTADGGTGSLLDKMGYDPIHPDTLAERLGLSAADIYAALLEMELEGRVAAASGGRYQRIR, encoded by the coding sequence ATGGAACAAACAGCCGAACGCCAATCCTGGCTGAAACTCGCCCTGATGCCCCATATCGGCGCGGAAACCTTTTTGCAGCTGGTCGGCCACTTCGGCAGCGCCGCCGCTGCGTGGCAGGCCGGTGCGGATGCCGTGCGGCCGCTGCTTGCCCGCAAACAGGCGCGGGAGGCTTGGGCAAACAGGCGCGGCGAGGCCGAACGCGCCGCCGAAGCCGCCCTGCGCTGGGAAGAAGGCGAAGGCTGCCGCCTGCTGATGCTGTGCGACGGCGACTTCCCCTCCATGCTCGGCGAGGGCATGACGCCGCCGCCTTTGCTGTTTGCACGCGGCAATACCGCGCTGCTGCACCGCCCGTCCGTCGCCGTGGTCGGCAGCCGCCACGCCACGCCGCAGGCCGAACGCATCGCCCGCGATTTCGGCCGCGCCCTGTCGCAGCAGGGCATCGCCGCCGTTTCCGGCATGGCGGCGGGCATCGACACCGCCGCCCATCTGGGCGCGCTCGAGGGCGCGGGCGGCACGGTGGCCGTGTGGGGCACGGGCATAGACCGCATCTATCCGCCGTCGAACAAAAACCTTGCCTACCAAATCGCCGAACGCGGTCTGATTGTCAGCGAGTTCCCGCTGGGTACGCGGCCGCTGGCGGGCAACTTCCCGCGCCGCAACCGCATCATCGCCGCGCTGGCGCAGGCCGTTTTGGTGGTGGAAGCCGCTGTGGAATCGGGCTCGCTCATCACCGCGCGGCTGGCGGCGGAAATGGGACGCGAAGTGATGGCCGTGCCCGGCTCGATCGACAACCCGCACAGCAAGGGCTGCCACAGGCTGATTAAAGAGGGCGCGAAACTCACCGAATCGCTGGAAGACATTCTGAGCGAATGCCCGCAACTGTTGCCAAACGGCGCGGCTTCATCATATTCTATAAATAGAGAAACGCGGCAGGACACGCCGCGCCAAGTTCAGACGGCCTCTGCCCAAGTGCGGCAGAGGCCGTCTGAAACGCAGGAAAAGGCGCAAACGGCAGACGGCGGCACGGGTAGCTTGCTTGATAAAATGGGCTACGACCCCATACACCCCGACACTTTGGCCGAGCGCCTCGGCCTGTCTGCCGCCGACATTTACGCCGCGCTGCTCGAAATGGAACTGGAAGGCCGCGTGGCGGCGGCATCGGGCGGGCGCTACCAGAGAATCCGCTAG
- a CDS encoding DUF494 family protein — MAELIAFLIEHFQDFDACPSGGDLGSLLEEVGFGEDDIHKTLMLIDVLNEESQWQAAEQGSGALRVYWPEECDRLPPEVRGLLHQLEQAGALSTGQREFVVNALMFMPTEEVTADTAKVVCLLVLWAQKAELPVLIGDELMAALHGKATMH, encoded by the coding sequence ATGGCGGAACTCATCGCCTTTCTGATCGAACATTTCCAAGACTTCGACGCCTGCCCCTCGGGCGGCGATTTGGGCAGCCTGCTGGAAGAAGTGGGCTTCGGCGAAGACGACATCCACAAAACGCTGATGCTGATCGACGTGTTGAACGAAGAATCGCAATGGCAGGCGGCGGAGCAGGGCAGCGGCGCGCTGCGCGTCTACTGGCCGGAAGAATGCGACCGTCTGCCGCCCGAAGTGCGCGGACTGCTGCACCAGCTCGAACAGGCGGGCGCACTGAGCACTGGCCAGCGCGAGTTTGTCGTCAACGCCCTGATGTTCATGCCGACGGAAGAAGTGACGGCGGACACGGCCAAAGTCGTGTGCCTTTTGGTATTGTGGGCGCAGAAAGCCGAGCTGCCCGTGCTCATCGGCGACGAACTGATGGCCGCCCTGCACGGCAAGGCGACCATGCACTAG